ACCACCGGCAACAGCTTCACCGTGGTGGCGGCCGTGGAAGCCATTGCCGAAGCCAGCCGCCGGCTGGGCTTCCCCCTTGGCCAGGGAACCGTGGCCGTGGTGGGTGCCACGGGCGCCATCGGGCGGGCGACGGCCCTACTGCTGGCCGGTAAGGTGCGCCGGCTGCTGCTGATCGGCAACCCGGCCCGGCCCGAGCAGAGCCGGCGGCGGCTGCTGCGGGTGGCGGCCGACCTGGCCCGCCACGTGCTGAGCCTGGCGGCCTCAGGCCGGCCCCTGGGCCCGCTGGCGCAGGTCCTGGTGGAATTTGGCGGCTGGCCTGATGCCGCAGAACCCGCCGAGGCCTTCCTCCCCCGGCTGGAAGCCTGGATGGCGAGTGGACGGTGCCCCCTGGTCATCACCACGGACCTGGACGCCATGCTTCCCCAGGCCGACGTGGTGGTGACCGCCACCAGCAGCACCGCCCACCTGGTCACGCCGGGCAACGTGAAGTTCGGGGCGGTGGTATGCGACCTGAGCCGCCCGCCCAACGTCAGCCGGGAGGTGGGCGATGCCCGGCCCGACGTCCTGGTGATCGACGGCGGGGTCATCGAGGTGCCCGGCCGGCCGTCCATGGGGTGGAACTTCGGCTTCGAGCGGGGCCTGGTCTACGCCTGCATGGCGGAGACCATGATGCTGGCCCTGGAGCACCACTACCAGCACACCAGCCTGGGAGCCGACCTCAACCTGGAGACCATCCTCTGGCTGAAGGACCTGGCCCGCAAGCACGGGTTCCGGCTGGCCGAGCTGCGCAGCTTCGACCGCCCCCTGCAGGCCGAAGCCTGGGAGCGGGTGCTGGCCGCCCGCTCCGCCCTGGGCACGGCGGCGCGGTTGAACCCGGCCCCGGCCGCAGGGCCGGCCGCACGGTGAACCCGTCGCGGCCGGCTCTTCTCGCTCTTTCATCGCCGCTTCTCGTACATCAGGCGGGGCACGGAAGCCCGGCTCCCCTCCCGGGGGCCGGGCTCCGCGTCTTCTTTCCCACCGGGTCCCGCGGCTTCGTCCCCGGCCTCCACCACCGCGAGCCGGCCCTGTTCCACCAGGTAGTCCAGGTGCGCCACCGTCTCCCCCAGGGCGAACTCCACGTTGGCCAGGGTATCCATGACCCGCCCGAACAACTGCCCGGCCACCTGCCAGGCCGTCACGCGCCCGCCCGCGGCGACGATGGCTTCGACCTCCTCCAGCCGGCGCCGGTGGTGTTCGGCCAGTTCGCGGCACCGTCCGGCCAGGTCGTCGAAGGGAGCCCGGTGCCCCGGCAGAACCCGCCGCGCCGGGAGCCGCCCCACCTGCTGGAGCGAGTCCAGATACCGGCCCAGGGGATTGGGGGCCGCCTGGGGGCCGGCGGAGATGTTGGGGGAGATGCCGGGAAGGACCATGTCGTCGGCCAGCAACAGGCCCTCGCCCGGCTGCCAGAGGACCACCAGGCCGTCGGTGTGGCCCGGCGTCCAGAGGACCTGCCACCGCCGCCCGCCCAGGCGCAGCTCCTCCCCTTCCCGCACCGGCGTCACCTGAGGTTGGGGATCCACCCAGGAGACGATCCGGGCCCGGCGCTGGGCCAGAGGGGCGGCCAGCTGGTCCGGCACGCCGTGCCGGGCCGCAAAGGCGCTAAAAGCCTCGGCGGCGGCCGGTCTCCAGATGCGCCGGGCCAGTTCCACTTCCCGCTGGTGCATCAGGACGGGCGCCCCCGTGCACTTCTGCAGCCAACCCGCTGCGCCGAAATGATCGGGATGGAAATGGGTGACGAAGACGGCCTCGACATCACCGGCGCCGATGCCCAGCCGGTGGAAGGCCTGATTCCAGCGGGCTTCGGCCTCCGGGGTGTGGAACCCGGTATCCACCAGGGTCCATCCGTGGGGGCCGCGGAGGGCATAGGCATTGACCTCGCGCAGGGGAGCCGGAATGGGGATGGGAACGCGGTACACGCCGGGCCAGACCTCCTGAAGGGACAGCCTCCCGGCACGCTCCCGCCCGTCCCCATGGGCGTCCTGGGCGTCCGCTACCGCTACCATGGTGCCAGCTCCTCTCCCGTGGGCCCCGGATCCGCCCTTGTTCGCAGGGACCGGCCTGGTGCCACCCCAGCCGGCTGTCCGGGTTCCGGGGCTACCTGATGACCGCCGGTGGCTGGCCGGGCCCCGATCGACCGGGTGCGCGCTGGCCGGCCCCCGATGGGCCGGCTTTGGACCGGCCGGCCGCCTCACCGGCCGGCGGGTTCGCCCAGCACCAGGACGGCCGCACCGCGGACCCGGCTCTCCTTGACGGCCGCCAGAGCCTGGTTGGCCTGCTCAAAGGGGTAGCGCTGGACGGCCACCTGGAGGGGCACCGAAGCCGCCACCGCCATGAACTCCTCGGCGTCCCGGCGGGTCACGTGGGCCACGGTCCGCAGCGCCCGCTCCCCGTGCAAGAGCCGGTAGGGGAACGAAGGAATGTCCGTCATGTGGACCGCGTTGATCACCACGGTGCCCCCGGGCCGCACCGCCCGCAACGCCAGGGGCACCAGCTCGCCTGCCGGGGCGAAGAGTATGGCCCGGTCACAGGCAGGAGGAACCGGCCCTGCCGGCTCTTCCTGCGCCAGGACCTCGGCACCCCCCGCCCACACGGCGCCCAGTTGCCGGGCCAGTTCCCGGTGGGCCGGGCTGCGGGTGAAGACCACCACCTGGCAGCCCTGGTGGCGCGCCACCTGCAGCACCAGGTGGGCCGATGCGCCAAAGCCGAACAGGGCCAGCCGCTCCCCCGGCTGAAGGCCGCTGAGCCGCAAGGCCCGGTACCCGATGACACCCGCGCAGAGCAGCGGCGCCGCCGTGGCGTCGTCGTACCCCGGCGGGATCGGGACGGTGTAGGCCGCCGGAACCGCCATGGCCTGGGCGAAGCCGCCCGGCGCATGCAGGCCGGTGAACCGGGCGTGGGGGCAGAGGTTCTCGTCGCCGCGGCGGCACGCCTCGCAATGCCCGCACGCCCGGTGCAGCCAGTAGGCCCCCCGCCGCTCCCCGGGGCGAATGCCTTCCACGCCGGGGCCCACGGCCTCGACGATCCCCACCACCTGGTGGCCGGGGGTCACGGGGTAGGCGGGCGCCACCAGGTCACCCTCGGCCACGTGCACGTCCGTAAGACACACGCCGCAGGCCCGCACCCGCAGGCGGATCTCCCCCGGTCCCGGCTCGGGTTCGGGTACCTCCGCCAGGCGCAGGGGGGCCGCAAGGGCATCGGCGGGCCGCAGCAGCTGCCAGGCCTTCATTGTCATGCCGCCCCACCCCTCCTCGTCCCTTGCCGGTGTCTGTTTTCCCCTCGCGCTGGGCAGCCCCTGCCAGAGTAACCCCGTCCCCGACGTCCACCCCAGCGAGCCCACCGGGCCCCAGCACCGGGACCCGTCGGTGGCCACCGGGGCCAGCGGGCCTCGAGGCCGGGCGGGTGCCCCTCGCCGGCCCCCAAGGCGGATTGGCCCGGGTCGCCAGCGTTGCCCCCTGCCCGCAGCCGTGGCATACTGGCGTCGCATCACGTCGCACGGCGAGGTTGCGGGGGTACGGGGGGATTCGGCCATGGAGCCAGGTCCCGTCGAATACCAGCAATTTGAGGGTCTCCCCGACGGCAAAGTCCTGGCCGATCTTTTGCGGCTGCACGAGCTCGTCTTCGGCGATGGCCAAGCGGATCGCCTGCTCCGCGAAGCGCGTAACAGGCACCGCCTTCTGACGCTGGTGGCGCTGGCGGGACAACAGGTGGTGGGCTACAAGATTGGCTACGAGCGGAAACCCGGCCACTTCTACAGTTGGATGGGGGCGGTGGCGCCCGGCTTTCGCCGGCGGGGAATCGCCAGCGAGCTGATGCGCCGCCAGCACGCCTGGTGTCGTGAACAGGGCTACGGTACCATCCGCACCGCCACGAAGAACAAGTGGCGCGACATGCTGATCCTCAACCTGCGCCACGGATTTGACGTCATCGGAGTCTACGTGGACGAGCGGGGCGAACCAAAGCTGATCTTGGAAAAGCGGCTGCGTCCTTAGCCGAAGCATTGTCCTGTCCTGCGGGTAGCCCGCCCCCCGGATCGGTGGTTCCTGTCTCACTCACCCGGCAGCAGGCTCATTCGAACAGGTATTGCAGAAAACATGACTCGCATCCGGCCAAAAGAAGAGGGGCAGGCTCATCGCCTACCCCTCGCCGTCTCGTAAACGGGCTTACCGGCACCGGCTCGTGACTGCCTGACATCGCGGATCACAGCCGCCGCCTTACTCCAGGTAGTCCTTCAGCTTCTTGCTGCGGGACGGATGCCGCAGCTTCCGCAGCGCCTTGGCCTCGATCTGGCGGATCCGCTCCCGGGTGACGCCGAAGATCTGGCCCACTTCCTCCAGCGTCCGCTGGCGCCCGTCGTCCAGGCCGAAACGCAGCCGCAGGACCTTCTGCTCGCGGTCCGTCAGGGTGTGAAGCACATCCTCCAGCTGCTCCCGCAGCAAAAGCTGGGACGCCGCCTCGGCGGGCGCCAGGGCATCCTCGTCCTCGATGAAGTCACCCAGGTGGCTGTCCTCTTCCTCGCCGATGGGCGTTTCGAGGGACACGGGCTCCTGGGCGATCTTCATGATCTCCCGGACCTTCTCGGGCTCGATGCCCATCTCCTTGGCGATCTCCTCCGGCGTGGGCTCCCGCCCGAGCTCCTGGACCAGCTGGCGCTGGACGCGGATGAGCTTGTTGATGGTCTCCACCATGTGCACGGGGATGCGGATCGTCCTGGCCTGATCGGCGATGGCCCGGGTGATGGCCTGGCGGATCCACCAGGTGGCATAAGTGCTGAACTTGAAGCCCTTCCGATAATCAAACTTCTCCGCCGCCTTGATCAGGCCCAGGTTGCCCTCCTGAATCAGGTCCAGGAACAGCATGCCGCGCCCCACGTAGCGCTTGGCGATGCTGACCACCAGCCGCAGGTTGGCCTGGATCAGCTTACGCTTGGCCTCTTCGTCGCCCTGCTCGATCCGCTTGGCCAGCTCGATCTCCTGTTCCGGCGTCAAGAGGGGGATACGCCCGATCTCCTTGAGATACATGCGCACCGGGTCGTCGAGGGCGACGCCGTCCGGCATGGACAAATCGTCCTCGTCATCGACGGGCTCGCCCAGCTGGTCGACGCCGGTCCCTTCGGCGGCCGCGTCCTGGTCACCCTCGTCTCCGGCCTCGCCACCGCCGGCCGTGTCTGCGTCCAGGTCTTCAGGTCGATCCAGCCCCGAGACCCCGTCTAGGGCAGCTTCATCCATCATGCCGTCCAGGCCGGCACCGCCGGAGCGGGTACGGTGACCGCGCGCCGCCCGCCCGTTGCGGGCGCCGTTCCGCGACCGGCGGGGACCCGTCTCCACCTCGATGCCCAGGTCCTCTAGGAGCTGGTAGACCTCGTCCACCTGATCCGCATCCAGGTCGACAGCCTGCAAGGCGTCGGTGACCTCATCCTCCGTCAGCACGCCACCCCGCTGGCGTCCCCGGTCGACCAGGCGCTTGACTTCATCGATCTCCAGCAACGGGCTCTTGACCTCGCTCACGTCCATCGGACTCCCCCCTTTCCGCCGCGGCCCCGGTCCCCCGCAGCGTGGCCCGAGGCCACCTTCCCTGCCGGGGATCCGGACCCGTGATCATTGTCAGAAAAGCATTCGCCGGTCCCCGTCCCTTCCGGTACTGGACCGGCGAGGGCAGCCGCAGCGGGATCATCTTCCCACCCGGCCTTTCAGCTGCGCCGACAGCAGCTGAAACCTGGTCACCAGGTCGACAGGTACATCCTGGCCGCTTGCCTCCAGCTGGGCAATCCGGCGCTGGATTTTCCATAGGCTATGTCGCTTCAGGGTTTTGATATAATCATCTAAAATCCTTTCCATCTCGCCGGGCTCGTCCGGCCCGGGCTCCGGCGCCTGCACCAGGGCCGCCAGGACCGATACCGCCTCCTGGTACACGGCAGCCCCCGCAACGGCCGGCGAGGAAGAACCGGCCGCCCCAGCGGGCAGCCGCTCTTCCACCCCGTCGTGAACCCCGTTCTGGGGCTGATCGGCATCCCGATCTCTTTCATTTTCGGCAGAACCGGCCATGTTTCCTTCCTGCCGGCCCGTTTCCGATCGCCCGATGTCCCCACCCCCGGCGGCCAGGCTGTGAAGCCGCGAAAGCACACGGCCGGTGTCCACCCCGCCGCCCGTCGTCTGCGCCTCGCGGCAGGCCAGTTCGAACAGCAGGCGGTGGGCCGGTGTCACCCAGTCACCAGGCTCCAGCCGGCTGGCAATGAGGGCCTGCCACTGGGGGTGAAACAGGCTGGCGGCCACCAGACCTCGTTCCGCCCGGACCACACCAGCAGGAACTTCCTCCACCGGAACCCGACGGTTAGTATGCCGGACGGCCTGGACGTTATTCCCACCCGCATCCGGAACGGCCGTCCCACCGGCTCCACCGGCCCTGCCGCCACGCTCCGCACGGACGCCTCCGGTCCCGTCAATGCTTCCCCGCAGGGTTCCCCGGGCGGGGCGCCCCGTGGCCGGCGCCCTGCTGCGCAGGGCTCGGGCGGCTCGCCGCACCTCCTGCCAGAGGATCCCTTCCTCGACGCCCAGGGCCACGGCGTACCGCCGCACATACTCCCCGCGCTCCACGGGACTTGACACCCGCGCCAGCCAGGGCGCCAGGGCTTCCACCGCCTCCGCCCGCCCCCGGGGCGTCGCCGTGTCGACCTGGCCCATGACCTGCCGGAAGCGGTACTCCACCACGGGCACCGCCGCCTCGAGGATGCGCCGCAGGGCGTCGGGCCCTTCCCGCCGCACCACGTCGTCGGGATCGCGGCCCGGCGGCAACTGGGCCACCCTCACCTCCACCCCGGCGTCGGCGAACATCGCCAGGCCGCGCATGGTCGCCCGCTGGCCCGCCGCGTCGGCATCGTAGGCGATGATCACCCGCTGCACGTAGCGGGCCAGGAGTTCCACCTGCTCCTCGCTCAGGGAGGTCCCCAGGGAGGCCACCGCCGCGTAGCCCACGCCGGCGCGGTCGACGGCGATGGCGTCCATGTACCCTTCCACCACCACCGCCGTGCCCGTTTCCCGCAGGCGCGGGCGGCTCCAGTCGAGCCCGTACCAGAGGCGCCGCTTGTTGAAGAGCACCGTCTCCGGGGAGTTCAGGTACTTGGGCTCCTGGCCGTCCAGGGAGCGGCCGCCGAACCCCACCACCCGGCCCCGGGGGTCGGTGATGGGGAACATCACCCGGTGGCGGAACCGGTCGTAGTAGCCGCCGCCCGGGCGCGGCTGCGCCAGCCCCGCCTCGGCCAGCAGGGCGGGCGCGACCCCCCGCCGCTCCAGCGCCCCGACCAGCCCGTCCCACCCGGGCGGAGCGTACCCCAGGCCGTACCGGTCCCAGAGCGCGGAGGGCAGGCCGCGTTCTTCCAGATAGGCGCGCGCGGCTTCCCCCGCCGGGGAGCGCAGGGCCTGCCGGAAGAACGCCGCCGCCATCTCCAGCACCCGGGCCAGCTGCTCCTGCCGGTCCCGCACCCGCCGCTGGCCGGGCGACAGGGGCCGCTCGCGCAGGGCCACCCCCGCCCGCCGGGCCAGATGGGCCACCGCTTCGGGGAAGGTCCAGCCCTCCTTTTTCATGACAAAGGTGAAGACGTCGCCACCCACCTGACAACCGAAGCAGTAAAACATCTGCTTGGCGGGCGAGACGGTGAAGGAGGGGGTGCGCTCGTCGTGGAACGGGCACAGGGCCACGTACTCGCGGCCCGCCCGGCGCAGGGGCACGTAGTCGCCGATCACCTCGACGATGTCGAGGCGCTGGCGGATCTCGTCGACCACGTGCTCGTCCAGGCGGTACAACGCTCGACCCTCCCCGACCCCGTGGGGATTGAGTTCGCGCCGCACCACCCACGTCCTGCTGGTAGTCTATTGTAGTCTATTTTAGTAATAACTCTTAATAGGCGGGCGGTGGGAACCGCCGACCGCCGCTGGAATACCCGTGGCCGCCCATGCCGGATGACGGGTGAAGCTCGACCGGGACACCGCTGCCGCCTTAGAGCACCGCCCGCCACCCGCCGGCGCGCCGCCGCCTAGGCCACGGCCTCGACCAGCGCCGCGATCCCCTGGCCGACCCCGACGCACATGGTGGCCAGCCCCCGCCGCGCCCCGCGCCGCCGCATCTCGTGGACCAGGGTGGTCAAGATCCGGGCGCCGCTGCAGCCCAGGGGGTGGCCGATGGCGATGGCCCCGCCGTTGACGTTGACCCGGTCTTCCGGCAGCCCGAGCTCCCGAATGCAGGCCAGGGACTGAGCGGCGAACGCTTCGTTCAGCTCGATCAGGTCCAGGTCCTCCACCTGCCACCCCGCCCGGGCCAGCACCTTGCGGGTGGCGGGGACGGGCCCGATCCCCATATACCGCGGATCGACCCCGGCCACGGCGCCCGCCACCACCCGCGCCAGGGGCCGGAGCCCCAGCGACCGCGCCCGGTGATCGGCCATGATGACCAGGGCCGCCGCGCCGTCGTTGATCCCCGACGAGTTGCCGGCGGTGACGGTTCCTCCGGGACGAAAGGCCGGCGGCAGGCTGGCCAGCTTCTCCAGGGTGGTGTCGGGGCGCGGGTGCTCGTCCACCTCCACCACGGCCCGGCGGCCGCGGGGTCCCGTCACCTCCACGGGGACGATCTCGTCCCGCCACTTCCCCGCCTCCTGGGCCGCCGCCCACTTGCGCTGGCTGGCCAGGGCAAACCGGTCCTGGTCCTCCCGGCTGATGCCGTACCGCTCGGCCACGTTTTCCGCCGTCTCGCCCATGGACTCGGGCGGGAACATGGCGGCCAGCCGCGGGTTGACGAACCGCCAGCCCAGTGTGGTGTCGAACACCTGGACGTTGCCGCGGGGGTAACCCTGCTCGGGTTTGGGCATCACCCAGGGCGCCCGGCTCATGCTCTCCACCCCGCCGGCCACGAAGACCTCGCCCTCGCCGGCGCGGATGGCCCGGGCGGCCTGCAGCACCGCTTCCAGCCCGGAGCCGCAGAGCCGGTTGACCGTCACCCCGGCCACGTGCTCGGGCAGGCCGGCCAGCAGGGCGGCCATGCGGGCCACGTTGCGGTTGTCTTCCCCTGCCTGGTTGGCACAGCCCAGGATGACGTCTTCCACCTCGGCAGGATCCACGCCCGCCCGCTCCACGGCGGCGTGGATCGCCACCGCCGCCAGGTCGTCCGGACGAACCGGCGCCAGGGCACCGCCATGGCGGCCGATGGGCGTGCGCACCGCCGCCACGATGACGGGTTCTGCCACCGCACACCCTCCTCTCCCGTGCCTGCGGGCGTCACCAGGGGCCGCCCGTCCCCCTGTGGACCTCTCCGAGTCTGCGCCCGACACGATGACGACCGGCCCCCGGGCTGGTGCCTCCCGGCGCCCGGCTCGCCCTGCCTCCGGGCCGCTTGGACTCGCGCAGCGCCCGGCGGCGCAAGGCGGGCAGGGGGCGGTAGCGCTCCTCCCGGTAGTGGCGCCACAGGCCCTCCACCAGCGCCAGCACCCGCCGCCAGCCCCACAGGGCCCCCCATTCCAGGAGCCCGCGGGGATAGCCGGTGCCCAGGCGCATGGCCCGGTCGATGGCCTCCCCCTCGGCAATCCCGTCGGCCTCGGCGGCCGCCGCTTCCTGGATGAGCATGGCCACCATCCGGGCTGCCACGCCGCCCGGCCCATCGGCCACGGGGTGGGCGGCCAGGCCCGCCCGTTCGAACCAGGACCGGGCACGGGCCAGGGCCGCGGGACTGGTCGTGGGGCCTGCTGCCAGCTCCACCGCCTGGCCCAGGGGCGGTGCGGCTGCCCAGCCCACCACCCGCTGGGGGTGCACAAGGACCCAGGCCTGCTCCGCCACGGGCCCGGGCAGCAGGCTGACCAGCAGCAGCACCCCGGGCGGCAGCCCCGCCTCCAGCCGGGCCAGGTCCTCCAGCGCTTGGGACCA
This is a stretch of genomic DNA from Thermaerobacter sp. PB12/4term. It encodes these proteins:
- a CDS encoding MBL fold metallo-hydrolase, translated to MVAVADAQDAHGDGRERAGRLSLQEVWPGVYRVPIPIPAPLREVNAYALRGPHGWTLVDTGFHTPEAEARWNQAFHRLGIGAGDVEAVFVTHFHPDHFGAAGWLQKCTGAPVLMHQREVELARRIWRPAAAEAFSAFAARHGVPDQLAAPLAQRRARIVSWVDPQPQVTPVREGEELRLGGRRWQVLWTPGHTDGLVVLWQPGEGLLLADDMVLPGISPNISAGPQAAPNPLGRYLDSLQQVGRLPARRVLPGHRAPFDDLAGRCRELAEHHRRRLEEVEAIVAAGGRVTAWQVAGQLFGRVMDTLANVEFALGETVAHLDYLVEQGRLAVVEAGDEAAGPGGKEDAEPGPREGSRASVPRLMYEKRR
- a CDS encoding zinc-dependent alcohol dehydrogenase family protein, yielding MTMKAWQLLRPADALAAPLRLAEVPEPEPGPGEIRLRVRACGVCLTDVHVAEGDLVAPAYPVTPGHQVVGIVEAVGPGVEGIRPGERRGAYWLHRACGHCEACRRGDENLCPHARFTGLHAPGGFAQAMAVPAAYTVPIPPGYDDATAAPLLCAGVIGYRALRLSGLQPGERLALFGFGASAHLVLQVARHQGCQVVVFTRSPAHRELARQLGAVWAGGAEVLAQEEPAGPVPPACDRAILFAPAGELVPLALRAVRPGGTVVINAVHMTDIPSFPYRLLHGERALRTVAHVTRRDAEEFMAVAASVPLQVAVQRYPFEQANQALAAVKESRVRGAAVLVLGEPAGR
- a CDS encoding GNAT family N-acetyltransferase encodes the protein MEPGPVEYQQFEGLPDGKVLADLLRLHELVFGDGQADRLLREARNRHRLLTLVALAGQQVVGYKIGYERKPGHFYSWMGAVAPGFRRRGIASELMRRQHAWCREQGYGTIRTATKNKWRDMLILNLRHGFDVIGVYVDERGEPKLILEKRLRP
- the rpoD gene encoding RNA polymerase sigma factor RpoD, yielding MDVSEVKSPLLEIDEVKRLVDRGRQRGGVLTEDEVTDALQAVDLDADQVDEVYQLLEDLGIEVETGPRRSRNGARNGRAARGHRTRSGGAGLDGMMDEAALDGVSGLDRPEDLDADTAGGGEAGDEGDQDAAAEGTGVDQLGEPVDDEDDLSMPDGVALDDPVRMYLKEIGRIPLLTPEQEIELAKRIEQGDEEAKRKLIQANLRLVVSIAKRYVGRGMLFLDLIQEGNLGLIKAAEKFDYRKGFKFSTYATWWIRQAITRAIADQARTIRIPVHMVETINKLIRVQRQLVQELGREPTPEEIAKEMGIEPEKVREIMKIAQEPVSLETPIGEEEDSHLGDFIEDEDALAPAEAASQLLLREQLEDVLHTLTDREQKVLRLRFGLDDGRQRTLEEVGQIFGVTRERIRQIEAKALRKLRHPSRSKKLKDYLE
- the dnaG gene encoding DNA primase, giving the protein MVRRELNPHGVGEGRALYRLDEHVVDEIRQRLDIVEVIGDYVPLRRAGREYVALCPFHDERTPSFTVSPAKQMFYCFGCQVGGDVFTFVMKKEGWTFPEAVAHLARRAGVALRERPLSPGQRRVRDRQEQLARVLEMAAAFFRQALRSPAGEAARAYLEERGLPSALWDRYGLGYAPPGWDGLVGALERRGVAPALLAEAGLAQPRPGGGYYDRFRHRVMFPITDPRGRVVGFGGRSLDGQEPKYLNSPETVLFNKRRLWYGLDWSRPRLRETGTAVVVEGYMDAIAVDRAGVGYAAVASLGTSLSEEQVELLARYVQRVIIAYDADAAGQRATMRGLAMFADAGVEVRVAQLPPGRDPDDVVRREGPDALRRILEAAVPVVEYRFRQVMGQVDTATPRGRAEAVEALAPWLARVSSPVERGEYVRRYAVALGVEEGILWQEVRRAARALRSRAPATGRPARGTLRGSIDGTGGVRAERGGRAGGAGGTAVPDAGGNNVQAVRHTNRRVPVEEVPAGVVRAERGLVAASLFHPQWQALIASRLEPGDWVTPAHRLLFELACREAQTTGGGVDTGRVLSRLHSLAAGGGDIGRSETGRQEGNMAGSAENERDRDADQPQNGVHDGVEERLPAGAAGSSSPAVAGAAVYQEAVSVLAALVQAPEPGPDEPGEMERILDDYIKTLKRHSLWKIQRRIAQLEASGQDVPVDLVTRFQLLSAQLKGRVGR
- a CDS encoding acetyl-CoA C-acyltransferase, with translation MAEPVIVAAVRTPIGRHGGALAPVRPDDLAAVAIHAAVERAGVDPAEVEDVILGCANQAGEDNRNVARMAALLAGLPEHVAGVTVNRLCGSGLEAVLQAARAIRAGEGEVFVAGGVESMSRAPWVMPKPEQGYPRGNVQVFDTTLGWRFVNPRLAAMFPPESMGETAENVAERYGISREDQDRFALASQRKWAAAQEAGKWRDEIVPVEVTGPRGRRAVVEVDEHPRPDTTLEKLASLPPAFRPGGTVTAGNSSGINDGAAALVIMADHRARSLGLRPLARVVAGAVAGVDPRYMGIGPVPATRKVLARAGWQVEDLDLIELNEAFAAQSLACIRELGLPEDRVNVNGGAIAIGHPLGCSGARILTTLVHEMRRRGARRGLATMCVGVGQGIAALVEAVA